A DNA window from Desulfobacterales bacterium contains the following coding sequences:
- a CDS encoding sugar phosphate nucleotidyltransferase has protein sequence MEKIGLIPAAGIAERLGSLAFSKELLPVGFKADKKQSELKAVSTYLLEKFRQVGINKVYVVIRKGKWDIPNHYGDGSEIGVQLAYLIMTHPFGVPYTLDQAYPFVKKSKIFLGFPDILFEPENAFAVADTALEQKSADLMLGLYPVQDKRQAQKSDMVDFETDGRITQIDVKPEATELKFSWTFAIWKPKFTLFMHDYLKNDLAKRHKGAIQAEIYLGHVIQAAIENGFSVFGHPFADSHFIDVGHPDDLAKAIRDYFVDRF, from the coding sequence ATGGAAAAAATAGGTCTTATCCCTGCGGCCGGCATCGCCGAACGGTTGGGGTCTTTGGCATTCAGTAAGGAGCTTTTACCTGTCGGCTTTAAGGCGGATAAAAAGCAGTCTGAGCTGAAAGCGGTTTCTACCTATCTTTTGGAAAAATTCCGTCAGGTTGGTATTAACAAGGTTTATGTGGTTATCAGGAAAGGGAAATGGGATATTCCTAACCACTATGGAGACGGAAGTGAGATCGGTGTCCAACTGGCTTATTTGATAATGACCCATCCTTTTGGTGTGCCCTACACATTGGATCAAGCATATCCATTTGTAAAAAAATCGAAAATATTTCTTGGATTTCCTGACATTTTATTTGAGCCTGAGAATGCTTTTGCGGTGGCTGATACCGCCCTTGAGCAAAAAAGCGCCGATTTAATGCTTGGGCTTTACCCCGTGCAAGACAAAAGACAGGCGCAAAAAAGCGACATGGTAGATTTTGAAACAGATGGCCGCATTACACAAATTGATGTCAAACCGGAAGCAACTGAACTTAAGTTTAGTTGGACTTTCGCTATCTGGAAACCGAAATTTACGTTATTCATGCATGACTACTTAAAAAATGATCTGGCTAAAAGACATAAAGGCGCAATCCAAGCCGAAATTTACCTTGGCCATGTTATTCAGGCTGCTATCGAAAATGGATTTTCAGTTTTCGGGCACCCTTTTGCCGATTCTCATTTTATAGATGTGGGACATCCAGATGATCTTGCAAAGGCGATAAGAGATTACTTTGTTGATAGATTTTAA
- a CDS encoding insulinase family protein encodes MSKFVDSRNSDFRQGEQVGNYAVKRVVPLEQIRSFFYDLEHINTGARHIHISNEDAENTFSVAFKTVPVDSTGVAHILEHTVLCGSQRYPVRDPFFSMLKRSLSTFMNAFTASDWTMYPFSTQNRKDYFNLLDVYLDAAFFPKLEELSFKQEGHRLEIEGDLNSKDPDRFRLTYKGVVYNEMKGAMSSPDQVMVRSIQKELYPSTTYHYNSGGDPAEIPKLTYQQLKEFHRHHYHPSNALFYTYGNVPLAESLVAIEDMVLQKFKRVKPDTDVRAQPRWRKPRVASFPYPFNPSEDPAKKYQTCVAWLVGDIKDAFHLLTLALLEQILLGNSAAPLRKALIDSELGSALCDGCGLDTDNRDTAFIAGLKDVEAQAVEKVEAIIFETLTDLVKKGIDKQLIESAIHQIEFHRKEITNTPYPYGIKLLLAFTSPLLHGGDPVKILKFDDDLKKLRDLMKREPFFESLIEKRLLNNPHRIRLTMVPDQQMEQNETLRVQDELEDIKTKLSRSVLDKIQQDSKSLQQLQETKDDVSILPTLAREDIPASVPIVKESQYEPSSVTTIYRQPTSGIFYFAASAGAGSLPPELSPWAPFFCYALTRCGTGKHDYTQMARRIVAYTGGVGSATHARTRYDQDGSCLPFISFSGKCLDRNQEHLFGIIQEFIADFDFTDHSRLTSLLKEYRAALQTMIVHNGHRLAISVASRNVSPARALSESWSGIHQLKTIQQLTDDLDTRKLNWFSKNLNDIGKQIFVRNNFQMAIIGEKDTLTGANRASAEIFRQLADGKSEGFGPPRIHKGNGSLREGWSTSTAVSFVALTFETVRMTHADGPALTVISKILRSMYLHREIREKGGAYGGFAIYNPEDGLFGFGSYRDPHIVTTLNVYTAAADFIRSGAYSEEDVKEAILQVCSEIDKPDPPGPAARKAFYRKIVSLSDDIRTQFKARLLSLTRRDIQQASEKYFDPQSANSSVAVISNEEKLKEANQQLADQPLKLLQI; translated from the coding sequence ATGAGCAAATTTGTGGATTCCCGAAATTCAGATTTTCGTCAAGGTGAACAGGTGGGTAACTATGCTGTTAAACGGGTCGTGCCTTTAGAGCAGATTCGATCTTTTTTCTACGACCTCGAGCATATCAATACCGGAGCACGGCACATTCATATCAGTAACGAGGATGCTGAAAATACGTTCAGCGTCGCTTTTAAAACCGTACCGGTCGACTCAACTGGTGTTGCCCACATTCTTGAACATACAGTACTTTGCGGTTCCCAACGCTATCCAGTTCGTGACCCTTTCTTTTCGATGCTCAAAAGAAGCCTGAGCACTTTCATGAATGCCTTTACCGCCTCCGATTGGACCATGTATCCTTTTTCGACCCAGAACAGAAAGGACTATTTCAACCTTTTGGATGTCTATCTGGATGCCGCCTTTTTCCCCAAATTGGAAGAATTGAGTTTCAAACAGGAAGGGCATCGACTTGAAATTGAGGGCGATTTAAATTCTAAAGATCCCGATCGGTTTCGCTTGACTTACAAGGGTGTCGTTTACAATGAAATGAAGGGCGCCATGTCTTCACCGGATCAGGTTATGGTGCGTTCGATCCAGAAAGAATTGTATCCGTCAACAACCTATCATTACAATTCCGGCGGAGATCCGGCAGAAATTCCCAAATTGACTTACCAGCAATTGAAAGAATTCCACCGGCACCACTACCATCCCAGCAATGCATTGTTCTATACTTACGGCAATGTGCCATTGGCTGAAAGCCTTGTTGCCATTGAAGATATGGTATTGCAGAAATTCAAGCGGGTCAAACCCGATACGGATGTGCGTGCACAACCACGATGGCGCAAGCCGCGGGTGGCTTCATTTCCATATCCATTCAACCCCAGCGAGGATCCGGCGAAAAAATATCAGACCTGCGTTGCCTGGCTGGTGGGCGATATTAAGGATGCCTTTCACCTTTTAACCCTGGCCCTCCTGGAGCAAATCCTGTTGGGAAACTCTGCAGCACCATTGCGCAAAGCGCTCATTGATTCAGAACTCGGCTCTGCCTTGTGTGACGGTTGCGGGCTGGATACCGATAATCGGGATACGGCTTTTATTGCCGGTCTCAAAGATGTTGAAGCGCAGGCCGTCGAAAAGGTAGAAGCCATTATTTTTGAAACCCTGACCGATCTGGTCAAAAAGGGCATTGATAAGCAACTTATTGAATCAGCCATTCATCAGATCGAGTTCCATCGCAAGGAAATAACCAATACACCTTATCCATACGGTATTAAACTCTTACTGGCATTTACCAGCCCGCTTCTGCATGGCGGAGATCCGGTCAAGATTTTAAAATTTGATGATGATCTTAAAAAGTTGCGTGATTTAATGAAGCGCGAACCGTTTTTTGAGAGTCTGATCGAAAAAAGACTCCTGAACAATCCTCACCGCATCCGACTCACCATGGTTCCGGATCAACAAATGGAGCAAAATGAGACCCTCCGGGTGCAAGACGAATTAGAAGATATTAAAACCAAGCTGTCGCGCTCTGTGCTGGATAAAATCCAACAAGACAGTAAATCTCTTCAACAACTTCAAGAAACCAAAGATGATGTGTCCATTTTGCCGACCCTGGCGCGAGAAGATATACCCGCTTCAGTCCCGATCGTTAAAGAGTCGCAATATGAACCTTCTTCTGTCACCACGATATATCGGCAGCCGACTTCCGGAATTTTTTATTTCGCGGCGTCGGCCGGTGCCGGTAGTCTACCCCCGGAACTGAGCCCGTGGGCCCCCTTCTTTTGCTATGCTCTGACCCGCTGTGGTACCGGAAAGCACGATTACACCCAGATGGCTCGCCGAATTGTCGCCTATACCGGCGGGGTCGGGTCAGCGACTCATGCCCGCACGCGTTATGATCAGGACGGGAGCTGCTTGCCTTTTATATCATTTAGCGGTAAATGTCTGGACCGTAATCAGGAGCATTTGTTTGGCATCATCCAAGAGTTTATCGCCGATTTTGATTTTACCGACCATTCGCGCTTAACCAGCCTTTTGAAGGAATATCGCGCCGCACTTCAAACCATGATTGTCCACAACGGACATCGTCTAGCGATCTCGGTTGCTTCCCGAAATGTTTCTCCTGCCCGGGCGCTCAGCGAATCCTGGAGTGGTATTCATCAGCTTAAAACCATTCAGCAGCTGACTGATGATCTCGATACCCGAAAACTCAATTGGTTTTCAAAGAATCTGAACGACATCGGAAAGCAAATTTTCGTGCGCAACAATTTCCAGATGGCGATCATCGGAGAGAAAGACACCTTAACTGGCGCCAATCGGGCATCAGCGGAAATTTTTAGGCAATTGGCAGACGGAAAAAGCGAAGGATTTGGTCCGCCCCGCATCCACAAAGGCAATGGTTCACTGCGCGAGGGTTGGAGTACGTCAACGGCTGTGTCGTTTGTTGCACTGACATTTGAAACCGTTCGTATGACTCACGCTGATGGCCCGGCTCTGACGGTCATCAGTAAGATTTTACGATCGATGTATCTGCACCGTGAAATTCGCGAGAAAGGCGGGGCCTATGGAGGGTTTGCCATCTACAATCCGGAGGATGGGTTGTTTGGTTTTGGTTCGTACCGCGATCCCCATATTGTTACGACACTAAATGTCTATACCGCTGCAGCAGATTTTATCCGCAGCGGTGCCTACTCAGAAGAAGACGTCAAGGAAGCGATTTTGCAAGTGTGTTCTGAAATAGACAAACCGGATCCACCGGGACCGGCTGCCCGTAAAGCCTTTTACCGCAAAATTGTTTCACTTTCTGACGATATTCGCACCCAGTTCAAGGCGCGTTTGCTATCGTTAACGCGCCGCGATATCCAGCAGGCTTCCGAAAAATATTTTGACCCCCAAAGCGCAAACAGTTCGGTGGCCGTCATTTCAAATGAAGAAAAACTCAAGGAGGCCAATCAACAATTGGCGGATCAGCCCCTTAAGCTGTTGCAAATTTGA